A window from Plectropomus leopardus isolate mb chromosome 3, YSFRI_Pleo_2.0, whole genome shotgun sequence encodes these proteins:
- the LOC121963087 gene encoding cAMP-specific 3',5'-cyclic phosphodiesterase 4B: MHRRHPSERHSRQLSLAQTDCKEPPDCCLSESFTSPSCTLGVDLRRGRRRFSGNLQLPPLSWRQGERSRTPDDEIMARPTSLPFGAPPRIDITPVDPEW, translated from the exons ATGCATCGGAGACATCCCTCTGAACGGCACAGCCGCCAGCTTTCACTGGCGCAGACA GACTGCAAAGAGCCTCCAGATTGCTGCCTGAGTGAGTCTTTTACCTCCCCGTCCTGCACGCTGGGTGTTGACCTGCGCCGGGGCCGGCGTCGTTTCTCAGGCAACCTGCAGCTACCGCCATTGTCATGGCGTCAGGGGGAGAGGTCACGGACACCTGATGACGAAATCATGGCGAGACCAACGTCCTTGCCCTTTGGAGCTCCGCCCAGAATAGACATCACGCCGGTTGATCCTGAGTGGTAA